AGCACCTCGCCCCCGCCGTCGTCGAACTCGTCACCGCCGAGGACTTCGAGGGCCGCGGCGACCTCGTCCGCGGCTACGTCGGCCCGCAGGGCCTGGAGAAGGTCCGCTACATCGCCGACCCGCGGGTGGCCCCCGGCACCGCCTGGATCACCGGCGCCAACAAGGTCAACACGCACGCGAAGAACGTCGTCGCCGGCCGCGACTTCGAAGTCGACGACTACCTGGACGTCGTCGTGGTGGAAGAGGGCGACCCGTGCCCCAAGTGCGGCACCGGCCTCAAGCTGGACCGCGCCATCGAGATCGGCCACATCTTCCAGCTCGGCCGCAAGTACGCCGACACCTTCCAGCTCGACGTCCTCGGCCAGCAGGGCAAGCCGGTTCGCGTGACCATGGGCTCGTACGGCATCGGTGTCTCCCGCGCGGTCGCGGCGCTCGCCGAGCAGTCGGCCGACGAGCAGGGGCTGTGCTGGCCCAAGGAGATCGCTCCCGCCGACGTCCACGTCGTCGCCGCCGGCAAGGCCCTGCAGACCGAGCTGGCCCTCGACGTGTCGGAGAAGCTCGGCGCGGCGGGCGTACGCGTCCTCGTGGACGACCGCGCCGGGGTCTCCCCGGGCGTGAAGTTCACGGACGCCGAGCTCATCGGCGTACCGAAGATCCTGGTGGCCGGGCGTCGCTCGGCCGAAGGTGTCCTCGAGCTGAAGGATCGCCGCACCGGCGAGCGCGAGGAACTGACCGTGGACGAGGCGATCGCCCGCCTGGCGGCCGAGTAGCAGAACCGGCCCAGTAGCCAAACTGCTTGAAGTCTGCAATTGAAGACGTCTCTCAGAGACTTCTTCCGAGGCGTACGGCCGCCTCACAGACTTCTCTCAGGCTGCTCCCCGACCGTAGGACGTGACAGAGCGTCATGCGGAGGGGAGCAGCCATGACAGGCAGCGAGCGGGGGGCCGCCGAGGCGGTCCGCAGAGGAGCACGGCGTACGGCGGCGGCCGCGGCGGCGGTCACGCTGGCGGCGGCGGCCGGGGTCTTCGCCCTGGTCGGCACGATGCAGGCGGACGCGGACACGGCTACGAGCGGCACGACGAGTGCGACGCGTACAGAGTCGTCCGGTTCGGGGTCGTCGACCACGGGCAGCGACAGCGATCGGCGCGGGCGTCCTCGCCGCGCTGCCCCCCAGCCGCTGCGGCCTCGCCGAGACCGCCCGTGTGCTGCGCTACCTGGCCCTCGAATCGGCCGGCCAGTGCGGACCCTGCCTCAACGGTCTGCCCCGTATCGCCGCCACCTTCCCGACCCTGGCCGCACCGGGGCCGCAGGGCGGCACCCGCGAGGACATCGCCCGTTGGGCCGGACTCGTCGAGGGCCGCGGCGCCTGCCACCACCCCGACGGCACGGTCCGCCTGGTGCGCAGCGCACTCACGACCTTCGCCGCCGAACTCGACGCGCACGCCGCGGGCCACTGCACGGCGACCGACCACTCCCCGCTGCTGCCCGTCCCCGCGAACAGGAGCTGACATGGCCCGCCACGCCCACCGCACCGACCGTGCGGACCGCACGCACCGCCTGGAGGTCGACTGGACCGCCTGCCAGGGCCACGGCCTGTGCGCGGAACTCCTCCCCGAACACCCTCACGCTCGACGAGTGGGGCTACCCGCGCCTGGGCGAGGTCCTCCTTCCGCCCACCACCCTGAAACACGCCCGCGGAGCCGCCGCCGATTGCCCCGTACTGGCCCTCAAACTCGCCACCGCACGGGGAAGTTAGGGGTCGGGGCGGTCAGTCAGAGCCAGCCCGCGAACTCCAGCAACAGCTCCGCGTCCCGCGGACGCCCGACTCGCCCCGCCCGTACGCCGGACTCGACCGCCCGGAACAACGTCCAGCCCCGCAGCCGCTCCTGGTCCACCTCCAGGGACTCGGCGAGCCGCTTCACCCGTCGCCGTGTGATCGACGACCCCGAAGGGGATGCGATCAGGTCCTCCACCCG
This portion of the Streptomyces mirabilis genome encodes:
- a CDS encoding NADH-ubiquinone oxidoreductase-F iron-sulfur binding region domain-containing protein; its protein translation is MRRVQSRPVRGRRPRAATAIGAGVLAALPPSRCGLAETARVLRYLALESAGQCGPCLNGLPRIAATFPTLAAPGPQGGTREDIARWAGLVEGRGACHHPDGTVRLVRSALTTFAAELDAHAAGHCTATDHSPLLPVPANRS